The Methanosphaera sp. WGK6 genomic interval TAAGTAATTCTTTTATTGGTTCTACATTAATTCCACCAAGCAGTCCTTCTACATCTACATTTGTAAATAAAATAGATCCTGCACCTTTTTCTTCAAAGAGTTTTGCAAATTCAAGTGGTGTTTTATCAGTGGATTCTGTCCATCCATGAGTAACTACTTTATTATTTTTACTATCTAATGAAACACAAATTCTCTCAGATCCATATTCATTAGATAAATCAGAGATTATCTCAGGATGTTTTATAGCCATGGTTCCAATTATAACAGTACTTATTCCTGTGTCCAATAGTTTTTTTGCATCATCAATTGTACGTATTCCTCCACCCATTTGTGTAGGAACTGATGTTTTTTCTATTATTTCTTTTACTATGGTAATATTTTCTCCACTACCCAATGCACCATCTAAGTCTACTATATGTAATCTTTGAGCTCCTTTTTGTTCCCATTGTAGTGCTACTTCTGATGGATTTTCTAGTTCTATTTGTTCAGTTCCAGGTTCACCTTGTACTAATTGTACACATTTTCCATTTTTAATATCTACTGCTGGTATTACAATCATTATTTTTCAACCCATAATTCTTTAAATATTTATATCATATCAAAAATTAATGTTAATTAAAAGTTATATTTTTTATAGGTTATGTTATTATTTATTATTTATTAAGATAAAAGGAAATAAAAAAAATAACTTAAATGAATATTTACAAATAATTATATAAAAAAAGACGAGTTTAAATTATGAGACGTGTTGCATTAAAAATTGCATATATTGGTACTAATTTTCATGGATATCAACGCCAACCTAATTATAGAACAGTTGAAGGAGAATTATTAAAAGTATTTAATGAAACTGGAATAATTGAAGATACATGGAAAGCACATTACTCTGTTGCAGGACGAACAGATAAAGGTGTTCATTCTACTGGAAATGTTATTTCGTTTATTACTGAAAAAGAAATTCGAATAAATCAATTAAATGGATTATTACCTGATGATATTAAAATTATTGGAGAAGCAAGAGTTCCCTATGGTTTTAAAGTTCGATTTCCATTAACTAGAACTTACACATATATTCAGCCATTAAATCCCTTTAAAAAAGAAGAATTAGATATTAATAAAATTAGAACAGCACTTCCATATTTTATAGGTAAACATAATTTTAGAAACTTTTCTAAAAGAAATGAAAAAAATCCTAACAGAGAAATAATTAGTATGGATTTAGAAGAAAAAGATGATGTTATAATATTTACTATTGTTGGACAAAGCTTTTTATGGAATATGGTTCGAAAAATAGTGACATCTCTAATGCATGTGGGATATGGTGAACTAGAACTTGAAGATATTGAAAAATTACTTCAACCTAAAGAGTTACGACAATTTATCAGATTACAAGCAGCACCTGCAAATGGTTTAATTCTTAGTGATATGAATTATAAAAATATTAAATTTGAAGATTCACAATATGCTAAAAATAAACTTATAGAAGTACTTAAAAAAGAATATCTTAATCATGAACAGGAAAAGAAAGCTGATGATTTATTAATCAAGATATTAAAAGAATAAAAAAAAGTATAGGAAGATATTTATGAAAATAGGAATTGTACTGGGAACTAGGCCAGAGATAATTAAAATGTCACCCATTATTGATGAAATAAAAAATAATGGTTCTGAATTTATCATTATACATACTGGTCAACATTATGATATTGAAATGTCACAACAATTTTTCATTGATTTAAAATTACCCATACCAAACTACAATATAGGAATTGGATCAAATACTGCAATTAACCAAATTAGTATTATTATCTCAGAATTAGAAAAGATTTTAATTGATGAAGCTGTTGATGTAGTTTTAGTTCAAGGTGATACAAATGCTGTTCTATCTGGAGCATTAGCTGCAAATAAATTAAAAATACCTGTAGGCCATATTGAAGCAGGATTAAGATCATTTGATAAAAATATGCCTGAAGAAATTAATAGATTAATAGCAGATAATTGTTCTTCATTATATTTTGTACCTACTCCTGAAACTGGAATTAATTTACAAAATGAGGGAATTAATCATGAAGCAATTCATGTTACAGGAAATACTATTGTAGATGCATGTAATAGAAACTTAAAGATAGCGTTAGAAAATAGTACTGTGCAAGATGAAATTATTTTCAATGAATATATTTTATTAACATGTCATAGAGCAGAAAATGTGGATGATGAAGAAAGATTAAGAAATATAGTTACAAGTCTTATTAATATACCATATAATATAGTATTTCCAATACATCCACATACAAAAAAATCTTTGGAAAATTTAAATTTATATGAAAAAATAGCTAATTCCGAACATATTCAAATTACACGACCACAAGGATACTTAGACTTTCTTTGTTTACTCTCAAATAGTAGCTTAGTCTTAACTGACTCTGGTGGTGTTCAAGAAGAAGCAATTACACTTAATATTCCATGTATTACCTTAAGATATAATACTGAACGTCCTGAAACAATAAGTGCAGGTGGAAATATACTTGTAGGAACAGAAACTAATGCAATTATAGAAAATATAAACAATATTCTTAATAATGAAAAAATTTATTCAAAAATGAGTAATGCTATAAACCCATATGGTAATGGTACTAGTGCTGAGCAAATTTACAGAATTATAAAAAATCAACATGATACAAATAAACTTAAAATTACAAGAGCCAATAAAATTGTTGATTTTGAAGGATACATCCTAGAAGAAATTAGTGAAAATATTACTGTTGAAGAATATGAAACAATCAATAAAGATTGTATTATTGAACAAGTATTTTATAATGGTAAACCTGAATATATTCAAAAGAAAATGAATTTAAAGAACAGAAAAATAATTATCAAACAATTTAAGGATAAAAGTTAAAATATTTTTTTGAGAAATTTAACTATTTCTTTTTTTTTATTAGAAAAATTAATTTTAGAGTAATTAACATGAATATCTTAGTTTTTGAAGTATCCACTATTGAATCTAGAACTCATTTATATTCTGAAGGATATAATATGTTAAAAAGTATATTATTTGATTTAGATCAAATTAAAAATTATTCTGTGGATTATTTAATAAATCCTAAACTAAAAATAAGTAACTTAAGGCAATGTAATGCAATTTATATTAGTGACTTAGATTCTTGGTTAAATCATAATATACATAATTATGATTGTTGTTTATTCATAGCTCCAGAAGATAATTTAATACAATATACTTATACTAAATTTTTTGAAGAAAGAGAAATTGAAATTATTGGATCAAATAGTACTGCATCATATATATGTACTAGTAAAGATAGGACATATCATGAAATTGATGAAGACATATTAAAAATTCCATCAATTAAATTATCAAAAGAAGAAATAACTTATGATAAAATAAATCATATTCTAACTAAACAGGACATTATAATAAAACCTGATTCTAATACATCATCAAATAATATATACCACATCCATACAAAACAAGACCTGAAAAATACAATAAATCTTATTAAAAAAACAGATATTGAATATTTCCTAATACAACAATATATCCCTGGAAAATCAATTAGTGTTAGTGCATTATGTAATAATAATTATATTGATATAATAAGTATTAATTCCCAAGAAATATTAGAAAATGAAAAACAAATTACATATGAAGGTTGTGAAACACCTATAAATCATCCTTTAGAAAATAAAATTATTAACATATCTAAAAAAATAATAAAAAGTATTGATGGTTTAAAAGGATTTATAGGAATTGATTTTATTATCAATGAAGATGATATTTATTTTGTTGAAATAAATTCACGTATAACCACTCCTTATATTGTACTTCAAAAAGTAAGTGAAGTTAATTTAACAGAAGCATTGATTAATCTAGTATTATATTCTAAAGAAACAAAAATTAATTTAAAAGGAAAAGGAAAATTTTATAAAGAAAATAAAAAATGAAGGTATATTTTATGAAAATCATGGGATTAGATATTGGTGGAGCAAATACAGATTGTGTAATAATAGATATTAATGATAAACATGAAATCAAATCCATCCAAGAATACAAAGAATATTTACCAATGTGGAAAGATAATGAGAAATTACAAGAATGTCTTATAAAATTATATGATAATGATTCTGAAATTGAAGTTATATGTGTATCAATGACAGCAGAACTTGCAGATTCATATACTAGTAAAACAGAAGGAGTGCTTGATATTTCTAAAAAAGTAATTGAAACTTTTTCTGAAAAAATAGTTAAATTTGTAACATTTAATGGTTTAAAAAGTTATGATGAAATTTTAAAAAATCCTCTTGATGCAGCTGCTGCTAATTGGATTGGAACTGTGAATGCTATTAAATATATTAAAAATAATTGTATTTTTATGGATATGGGTAGTACTACTACAGACATTATACCTTTAAAAAATAGGACTGAAATCGCATCAGGCCATAGTGATACTGAACGACTAGGTACTGGTGAATTAGTATATACTGGAATGTTACGTACTAATTTAGCAACTATTGTACATGAAGTACCAGTTAAAAATATTCCAACATCAGTAAGTAGTGAACTATTCACAATATCTGCAGATATTCATAGAATATTAGAACATATAACAGAAGAAGAATATACCTGTACAACTCCTGATGGAAAAAATAAGGACTTAACCTCCTGTAAACGAAGATTATGTAGATTAATTTGT includes:
- the hisA gene encoding 1-(5-phosphoribosyl)-5-[(5-phosphoribosylamino)methylideneamino]imidazole-4-carboxamide isomerase, translated to MIVIPAVDIKNGKCVQLVQGEPGTEQIELENPSEVALQWEQKGAQRLHIVDLDGALGSGENITIVKEIIEKTSVPTQMGGGIRTIDDAKKLLDTGISTVIIGTMAIKHPEIISDLSNEYGSERICVSLDSKNNKVVTHGWTESTDKTPLEFAKLFEEKGAGSILFTNVDVEGLLGGINVEPIKELLNNISIPIIYSGGITSHNDLKVLSEIGTDYVVIGSALYKGLINFEDTLDF
- the truA gene encoding tRNA pseudouridine(38-40) synthase TruA encodes the protein MRRVALKIAYIGTNFHGYQRQPNYRTVEGELLKVFNETGIIEDTWKAHYSVAGRTDKGVHSTGNVISFITEKEIRINQLNGLLPDDIKIIGEARVPYGFKVRFPLTRTYTYIQPLNPFKKEELDINKIRTALPYFIGKHNFRNFSKRNEKNPNREIISMDLEEKDDVIIFTIVGQSFLWNMVRKIVTSLMHVGYGELELEDIEKLLQPKELRQFIRLQAAPANGLILSDMNYKNIKFEDSQYAKNKLIEVLKKEYLNHEQEKKADDLLIKILKE
- the wecB gene encoding non-hydrolyzing UDP-N-acetylglucosamine 2-epimerase, producing MKIGIVLGTRPEIIKMSPIIDEIKNNGSEFIIIHTGQHYDIEMSQQFFIDLKLPIPNYNIGIGSNTAINQISIIISELEKILIDEAVDVVLVQGDTNAVLSGALAANKLKIPVGHIEAGLRSFDKNMPEEINRLIADNCSSLYFVPTPETGINLQNEGINHEAIHVTGNTIVDACNRNLKIALENSTVQDEIIFNEYILLTCHRAENVDDEERLRNIVTSLINIPYNIVFPIHPHTKKSLENLNLYEKIANSEHIQITRPQGYLDFLCLLSNSSLVLTDSGGVQEEAITLNIPCITLRYNTERPETISAGGNILVGTETNAIIENINNILNNEKIYSKMSNAINPYGNGTSAEQIYRIIKNQHDTNKLKITRANKIVDFEGYILEEISENITVEEYETINKDCIIEQVFYNGKPEYIQKKMNLKNRKIIIKQFKDKS
- a CDS encoding ATP-grasp domain-containing protein; amino-acid sequence: MNILVFEVSTIESRTHLYSEGYNMLKSILFDLDQIKNYSVDYLINPKLKISNLRQCNAIYISDLDSWLNHNIHNYDCCLFIAPEDNLIQYTYTKFFEEREIEIIGSNSTASYICTSKDRTYHEIDEDILKIPSIKLSKEEITYDKINHILTKQDIIIKPDSNTSSNNIYHIHTKQDLKNTINLIKKTDIEYFLIQQYIPGKSISVSALCNNNYIDIISINSQEILENEKQITYEGCETPINHPLENKIINISKKIIKSIDGLKGFIGIDFIINEDDIYFVEINSRITTPYIVLQKVSEVNLTEALINLVLYSKETKINLKGKGKFYKENKK
- a CDS encoding hydantoinase/oxoprolinase family protein; this encodes MKIMGLDIGGANTDCVIIDINDKHEIKSIQEYKEYLPMWKDNEKLQECLIKLYDNDSEIEVICVSMTAELADSYTSKTEGVLDISKKVIETFSEKIVKFVTFNGLKSYDEILKNPLDAAAANWIGTVNAIKYIKNNCIFMDMGSTTTDIIPLKNRTEIASGHSDTERLGTGELVYTGMLRTNLATIVHEVPVKNIPTSVSSELFTISADIHRILEHITEEEYTCTTPDGKNKDLTSCKRRLCRLICADLDTLTDEEIINITKYIYEKQVEQVTQGLIKVVEKTGLTSVIICDLGNSKICYNAAKKLGLDIIDIDEYISKKSMSIITAIGAVQMYLEEQDTNIQLIHCI